Proteins encoded together in one uncultured Sphaerochaeta sp. window:
- the carA gene encoding glutamine-hydrolyzing carbamoyl-phosphate synthase small subunit, with the protein MNTSFLLLEDGTVFTATGFGSPAPLLGKQAPMAEVVFNTSMCGYQEILTDPSYHGQMVVMTYPHIGNYGCEAPFEEHLGLPKPISCTALLVHSVYTGPLPPERVSLHDYLLTHGIVGLCGLDTRALTIHIRNKGAQRAIIFSTEGKTLSRSEHEHALSLVRTYPSVSELDLIEGVSTKRVVKDPLSGAPKDASLRFAVVDFGIKRSIVTELYRRGVAVTLFPPTVLAEDILRSGCSAMLLSNGPGDPERLQDVVSMTKQVIEAGFPVFGICLGHQLITWALGGSTKKMKYGHHGGNHPVVDTQTGACFVTSQNHSYASEAETLPPSATVWFRNANDNSIEGLFCTDKRVSCVQFHPEASPGPHDATWIFDRFILEAKEASV; encoded by the coding sequence ATGAACACAAGCTTTCTTCTTCTCGAGGACGGAACCGTATTCACCGCAACTGGATTTGGATCACCGGCGCCCTTGCTTGGCAAACAGGCTCCCATGGCAGAGGTGGTCTTCAACACCAGTATGTGTGGCTACCAAGAAATCCTCACTGATCCTTCCTATCACGGACAAATGGTCGTAATGACCTACCCCCATATTGGAAACTATGGGTGCGAAGCTCCTTTTGAGGAGCATCTGGGGTTACCCAAACCCATCAGCTGTACAGCACTGCTCGTTCATTCTGTATATACAGGCCCTCTTCCCCCGGAGAGGGTCTCTTTACATGATTATCTGCTCACACACGGAATTGTCGGCCTTTGTGGGTTGGATACACGTGCATTAACCATCCATATACGAAACAAGGGAGCCCAGAGGGCAATCATATTCAGTACTGAAGGCAAGACACTTTCACGTTCAGAACATGAACATGCCCTCTCCTTGGTGAGGACTTATCCATCAGTCAGTGAGCTCGATCTTATCGAAGGGGTAAGTACCAAGCGCGTAGTCAAAGACCCTCTCTCTGGGGCGCCAAAGGATGCTTCACTACGATTTGCAGTAGTGGATTTTGGGATCAAGCGGTCAATTGTCACCGAACTTTACCGTCGAGGGGTGGCAGTCACCCTCTTTCCGCCTACTGTGCTAGCTGAGGACATTCTCCGCTCAGGATGTAGTGCAATGCTGCTCTCAAACGGACCGGGAGACCCTGAACGATTACAGGACGTTGTCTCGATGACCAAACAGGTCATTGAAGCAGGATTTCCCGTCTTTGGTATCTGCCTCGGACACCAGTTAATCACCTGGGCTCTGGGTGGAAGCACGAAGAAAATGAAATATGGTCACCATGGGGGCAACCACCCTGTAGTGGATACCCAAACTGGTGCCTGCTTTGTCACGAGCCAGAACCATAGTTACGCCAGTGAGGCAGAAACTTTGCCCCCTTCTGCAACAGTATGGTTCAGGAATGCAAATGACAACTCCATCGAAGGACTGTTCTG
- a CDS encoding DUF1576 domain-containing protein, with product MERSERILYALLITLICSLMLIAMILEGPLTVLQNTLRLQTQAARLISDFTLHGVGTAMFNAATVGLLALVLIYYASVSLSGPTISAILTMMGFSFFGNTLLNSIPLILGVWLASKLARKTFGSYSLIALFGTALGPLVTFLMFSTDLPLPLSIPLGIVAGLAAGFILPAVAGSMLQLHQGYNLYNVGFSCGFIGLFASNILIAAGKMEPLVITWSEEFSLPLFLVIPVFSLLLIVTAFFIEKPKQGFQGLLEVQKLSGRLPYDFFDTGYTSGTLLNIGLLGLVFWAYLILIGAPINGPTIGALFTIIAFGGFGKTLKNTFPVVLGVILSTLLFDKSLVAPGPLLATLFATTLAPIAGQFGFIAGLLAGFLHLVMVEVTASWHGGLDLYNNGFAGGLTASLFVAILQWYKTNRPEEDFIQ from the coding sequence GTGGAACGAAGTGAACGCATCCTCTATGCTCTACTTATCACACTCATCTGCTCCCTCATGCTCATAGCCATGATACTTGAGGGTCCGCTCACTGTCTTACAGAATACTCTGCGACTGCAGACCCAAGCAGCTCGCCTGATCAGCGACTTTACGTTGCATGGTGTGGGAACAGCTATGTTCAATGCAGCCACGGTAGGATTGTTGGCATTGGTACTCATCTACTATGCATCAGTCAGTCTTTCTGGGCCAACCATTTCAGCAATTCTGACCATGATGGGATTCTCATTCTTCGGCAATACATTGCTTAACAGCATCCCACTCATCCTTGGGGTCTGGCTGGCAAGCAAGCTTGCACGCAAGACCTTCGGCTCATACAGCTTGATTGCCCTTTTCGGCACAGCTCTTGGCCCCTTGGTGACCTTTCTGATGTTCTCAACCGACTTGCCCTTGCCTCTCTCCATTCCACTGGGAATTGTAGCAGGCCTTGCCGCCGGATTCATCCTCCCTGCAGTAGCAGGATCCATGTTACAACTCCATCAAGGCTATAATCTCTATAACGTAGGTTTCAGTTGTGGGTTCATCGGTCTGTTTGCATCCAACATACTCATTGCCGCAGGGAAAATGGAGCCCTTGGTCATTACCTGGAGTGAGGAGTTCTCACTCCCACTCTTCCTGGTAATACCCGTATTCTCCCTATTATTGATAGTGACCGCCTTCTTCATTGAAAAACCAAAGCAGGGTTTCCAAGGGTTGCTGGAAGTGCAAAAGCTTTCTGGACGTCTCCCCTATGATTTTTTTGATACCGGATACACCTCTGGTACTCTCTTGAATATTGGGTTGCTTGGCTTGGTCTTCTGGGCGTATCTGATTCTCATTGGCGCACCTATCAATGGGCCAACCATTGGTGCCTTGTTTACCATCATAGCCTTCGGAGGGTTTGGAAAAACCTTGAAAAACACCTTTCCTGTTGTGTTGGGAGTTATCCTCTCTACACTTCTGTTTGACAAGTCTCTGGTTGCTCCAGGCCCCCTCTTGGCAACCCTCTTCGCCACCACCTTGGCTCCAATAGCTGGGCAGTTCGGATTTATAGCAGGCCTGCTAGCTGGATTCCTACATCTGGTGATGGTAGAAGTAACCGCCTCCTGGCATGGAGGACTTGATCTGTATAACAATGGCTTTGCCGGTGGGCTGACGGCAAGCTTGTTTGTTGCAATCTTACAGTGGTACAAAACCAACCGCCCTGAGGAGGATTTCATACAATGA
- a CDS encoding DUF4097 family beta strand repeat-containing protein — protein MLKDTNANKIFLIILVLILALSFSLYKGWEKRGIEQRRDQQIDFQEGDSLKVSTISNDIIIEVDEGERQASISLGKHDNEQLKVSKQGSLVTVSVSPIKRWFIRFFSYNPSPLVITLPSEDLGRLEVTSTSGDITLMHPMKTNLTKVSGVSGEVDFLTIWASDNLELRTISGDISGKEASSDGDVTLSSTSGTVEVQQISAAKTTLKTVNSRIEGEVRLPEGSSVEAKTTSGAIELNLRSSENLKVTASTVSGSIEFNDERKTGNEASLQTGEASNLVRLSSVSGEIDLLY, from the coding sequence ATGCTGAAGGACACCAACGCAAACAAAATCTTCCTGATCATCCTGGTGCTCATACTCGCTCTCTCCTTCTCCCTCTATAAGGGATGGGAGAAGCGGGGGATCGAGCAACGCAGGGACCAGCAGATAGACTTCCAGGAAGGAGACTCCCTCAAGGTATCTACCATCAGCAATGATATTATCATTGAGGTGGATGAGGGAGAAAGGCAAGCCAGTATCTCTCTTGGAAAGCATGACAATGAACAGCTCAAGGTTTCCAAACAGGGTTCCTTGGTAACAGTTTCTGTCAGCCCGATCAAACGTTGGTTCATCCGTTTCTTCTCCTACAATCCTTCTCCCTTGGTGATCACACTCCCAAGTGAGGACCTAGGACGATTGGAAGTCACTTCCACCAGTGGGGACATCACCTTGATGCACCCCATGAAAACCAACTTGACGAAGGTTTCTGGCGTAAGTGGCGAGGTTGATTTTCTCACGATCTGGGCATCTGACAATCTGGAACTGCGTACTATCAGTGGAGACATCTCTGGAAAAGAAGCCTCCTCTGATGGAGATGTAACGCTCTCATCAACGAGCGGTACGGTGGAGGTCCAACAGATTTCTGCGGCCAAGACCACCCTCAAGACAGTGAATTCCAGAATAGAGGGAGAAGTTCGCCTTCCAGAAGGGAGCTCTGTTGAGGCCAAGACTACCAGTGGAGCAATTGAACTCAACCTTCGATCAAGTGAAAACCTCAAGGTAACAGCGTCAACGGTCAGTGGTTCAATCGAGTTCAACGATGAACGGAAAACGGGAAATGAAGCCAGCTTACAGACAGGAGAGGCAAGCAACCTAGTAAGACTTTCATCGGTAAGCGGGGAAATCGATTTGTTATACTAA
- a CDS encoding PspC domain-containing protein, whose protein sequence is MATKRLYRSPRGKIFGVCTGLAEWRDLPADPVRLIVFLVVLATGIFPGALIYLLAALMIPMNPEGSYDSTIYSNDAPDSSEEELKAEYERLKRKVEKMESEMFNKERDWDDRFHQGN, encoded by the coding sequence ATGGCTACCAAACGATTGTACAGATCCCCTCGGGGAAAAATTTTCGGGGTTTGCACCGGCCTTGCCGAGTGGAGGGACCTTCCCGCTGACCCGGTCCGCCTGATTGTATTTCTTGTGGTACTGGCAACAGGCATCTTTCCAGGAGCACTCATCTACTTGCTTGCTGCGCTCATGATACCAATGAATCCTGAAGGCTCTTATGACTCGACCATCTATTCAAACGATGCACCAGATTCGAGTGAAGAGGAACTGAAGGCTGAGTATGAACGTCTCAAGCGCAAAGTGGAAAAAATGGAAAGTGAGATGTTCAACAAGGAACGCGACTGGGACGACCGATTCCACCAAGGAAACTGA
- a CDS encoding PspA/IM30 family protein, translating to MGVFSRFLDIVNANINSLLDKAEDPEKMIKLMMQEMEDTLIELKSSCAAKMASRAKTDRTYKEALNAVERWQSRAELAISKGREDLAREALLEKKQAKATLDRLKEELTTYDEVIKTAKSEINQIEDKLSTVKQKYQMMVERAKRAREEQAAQETLRRASEGNTLHRFNDMEEKIDRMQADNDLNRSGSTLDEKFRDLEEMDDIDAEIEELRKRAGL from the coding sequence ATGGGAGTTTTTTCAAGATTCTTGGATATTGTAAATGCAAACATCAACTCACTGCTCGATAAGGCAGAAGATCCCGAAAAGATGATCAAGTTGATGATGCAGGAGATGGAAGATACCCTGATTGAACTCAAGAGTTCCTGCGCCGCAAAAATGGCCAGCAGGGCAAAGACCGACCGTACCTATAAAGAAGCGCTCAATGCAGTAGAACGCTGGCAGAGCCGAGCAGAACTGGCTATAAGCAAGGGACGCGAAGATTTGGCACGGGAAGCACTACTTGAGAAGAAACAGGCCAAAGCAACACTTGATCGCCTCAAAGAGGAACTTACCACCTATGATGAGGTAATCAAAACCGCAAAGAGTGAAATCAACCAGATTGAGGACAAGCTATCCACCGTGAAGCAGAAGTACCAGATGATGGTTGAGCGGGCGAAACGGGCCAGAGAAGAACAAGCTGCCCAAGAAACCCTGAGACGTGCAAGCGAGGGAAACACTCTCCATCGCTTCAATGATATGGAAGAGAAGATAGACCGTATGCAGGCTGACAATGACCTGAACCGCAGTGGCTCTACCTTGGACGAGAAATTCCGAGACCTCGAGGAGATGGATGACATCGATGCAGAGATCGAGGAATTGCGCAAACGCGCCGGCCTGTGA
- a CDS encoding sigma 54-interacting transcriptional regulator has translation MDSPQGGGYNQQPLGESEVFLDFQSKLSRAATVNRSVLLVGERGSGKEIAARRLHFLSPRWQQSLVTVNCAALPPSLIETELFGYEQGAFTGAQKTRKGRFEEAEGGTLFLDEIGLIPLEVQEKILRVVEYGTYERVGSSVTHEVNVKIIGATNADLPTLCNEGKFKEDLLDRLSFEVLFLPPLRERGEDILLLASYFASKMALECGRSEMPVFSEEVEASLQSYPWPGNVRELKNVVERAVYRSDTPEIEHLDFNPFDNPFTQREMEREEGVVTQKQTQLDLSQFGQARIDLDVSYLAEALKQAGGNQREAAKLLGLTYDQLRGLYRKYQDLL, from the coding sequence ATGGATTCCCCACAAGGCGGAGGATACAACCAGCAACCACTAGGAGAAAGCGAAGTTTTCCTGGATTTCCAGAGCAAGCTGAGCCGTGCAGCTACCGTGAATCGTTCTGTCCTTCTGGTAGGGGAGCGTGGCAGTGGCAAGGAGATTGCAGCAAGAAGATTGCACTTTCTCTCTCCCCGATGGCAGCAGAGCTTGGTAACCGTCAACTGTGCAGCTCTTCCTCCTTCCTTGATCGAGACCGAACTTTTCGGTTATGAGCAGGGAGCGTTCACCGGGGCCCAGAAGACCCGCAAGGGGCGATTTGAAGAGGCTGAGGGAGGTACGCTTTTCTTGGATGAGATCGGGCTCATCCCTCTAGAGGTACAAGAGAAGATCCTTCGTGTAGTGGAATATGGGACCTATGAACGGGTCGGATCTTCTGTCACCCATGAAGTGAATGTGAAGATCATCGGTGCTACCAATGCAGACCTTCCCACGCTCTGCAATGAAGGAAAGTTTAAGGAAGACCTTCTGGACCGACTCTCTTTTGAAGTCTTGTTTCTTCCTCCGCTTCGTGAGCGTGGAGAGGATATCCTGTTGCTTGCCTCATATTTTGCCTCAAAAATGGCTCTTGAGTGTGGCAGAAGCGAGATGCCGGTTTTCTCAGAGGAAGTGGAAGCTTCCCTGCAATCCTATCCCTGGCCTGGTAATGTGCGTGAATTGAAGAATGTGGTTGAGAGGGCTGTCTACCGTAGCGATACTCCAGAAATTGAACACCTCGATTTCAATCCATTTGATAATCCTTTCACGCAAAGAGAGATGGAGAGAGAGGAAGGCGTTGTCACACAAAAGCAAACACAACTGGACTTGTCGCAGTTTGGACAAGCTCGTATTGATCTCGATGTCTCTTACCTTGCAGAGGCCTTGAAGCAGGCGGGGGGCAATCAGAGAGAGGCAGCCAAGCTCTTGGGCCTTACCTACGACCAACTCAGGGGATTGTACAGGAAATATCAGGATCTGCTGTAA
- a CDS encoding PspC domain-containing protein has protein sequence MDYYHRTLYRERRGMILGVFQGLATWSGLPVLLLRIVGIILLFSVGFIPMVIAYLGTALILPSR, from the coding sequence ATGGACTACTACCACAGGACGCTCTACCGTGAGCGAAGAGGTATGATTCTTGGAGTTTTCCAGGGACTGGCAACGTGGTCAGGGCTTCCCGTACTCCTTTTGAGAATCGTTGGAATCATCCTGCTTTTCTCTGTGGGGTTCATCCCGATGGTAATCGCCTACCTGGGCACAGCCCTCATCCTCCCCTCACGATAG
- a CDS encoding PspA/IM30 family protein has product MQMFKRIADIFNSHVNSALDKLEDPAKMISLMITELEETQSKARSSMAARKAEQVSLEREKAELEKSLLRWDDRAKLAITNGREDLAREALIEKNNAKARIKRIEELETNLQTILASQSSQLTQIADKLKEVKDKQQILVQRARSAKEKKQVAETLKSSDSTDLARKFSELESKIERMEADAEMAGYHGTTSAADEFSRMESEQEIDAEMEQLKASMSKKKEKEQK; this is encoded by the coding sequence ATGCAGATGTTCAAGAGAATCGCCGATATCTTCAATTCCCACGTAAACAGTGCTTTGGATAAACTCGAAGATCCGGCAAAGATGATCAGCCTGATGATCACAGAACTTGAGGAAACACAGAGCAAGGCTCGTTCTTCAATGGCAGCAAGAAAAGCTGAACAGGTAAGTCTGGAGCGTGAGAAAGCTGAACTGGAGAAATCTCTTCTCCGTTGGGATGACCGCGCCAAGCTGGCTATCACCAATGGCAGGGAAGATCTCGCCCGTGAAGCCTTGATTGAAAAGAATAATGCAAAAGCAAGAATCAAGCGTATCGAAGAGCTTGAAACAAACCTGCAGACCATTCTTGCCAGTCAGAGCAGCCAGCTCACCCAGATCGCTGACAAGCTCAAGGAAGTGAAAGATAAGCAACAGATCCTTGTCCAGAGAGCAAGAAGCGCCAAGGAGAAGAAACAGGTTGCTGAAACCCTGAAGAGCAGTGACAGTACTGACTTGGCTCGCAAGTTCAGTGAACTGGAGAGCAAGATTGAGCGCATGGAAGCAGACGCAGAAATGGCCGGCTACCATGGTACCACCAGTGCTGCCGATGAGTTCAGCAGAATGGAAAGCGAGCAAGAGATTGATGCAGAGATGGAACAGCTGAAGGCATCGATGAGCAAGAAGAAAGAGAAGGAGCAGAAGTAA
- the rsmI gene encoding 16S rRNA (cytidine(1402)-2'-O)-methyltransferase, giving the protein MSTLYMVATPIGNLDDITYRAVETLKGVEVIACEDTRHTQQLLTHWGISKRLIACHAHNETNSAKGIVGLLAEGKDVAFVSDAGTPGISDPGARVVSTVRQAGFPVVPIPGVSAQSALVSVAGYVGKTFTFEGFLSPKKGRRKKRLEELLSRDEAFIIYESPFRILKTLAELAELDGARQIVLGREMTKKFEEFLQGTASQVMEILGAKPSIKGEFALLVAPSQAQERDDHTEEA; this is encoded by the coding sequence ATGAGTACCTTGTATATGGTGGCAACACCCATTGGAAACCTAGATGATATTACCTACAGGGCAGTTGAGACGCTTAAAGGTGTCGAGGTGATCGCCTGTGAAGACACCCGGCATACACAGCAACTGTTGACCCATTGGGGGATCAGCAAGCGTCTGATCGCCTGTCATGCACACAATGAGACCAACTCTGCAAAAGGCATCGTAGGCTTATTGGCGGAAGGCAAGGATGTTGCCTTTGTCAGTGATGCGGGCACCCCGGGTATCAGTGACCCGGGAGCGCGTGTGGTCAGTACTGTTCGCCAGGCTGGCTTTCCTGTTGTCCCTATTCCTGGTGTCTCTGCACAATCAGCTCTTGTCAGTGTGGCCGGGTATGTAGGCAAAACATTCACCTTTGAAGGATTTCTCAGTCCAAAGAAGGGACGAAGAAAGAAACGTCTGGAGGAGTTGCTCAGCCGTGATGAGGCGTTCATCATCTATGAGTCACCCTTCAGAATTCTCAAAACCCTTGCCGAGCTGGCTGAGCTTGATGGGGCGCGTCAGATTGTATTGGGAAGGGAGATGACCAAGAAGTTTGAGGAGTTCTTGCAAGGAACTGCCTCCCAGGTGATGGAAATACTTGGTGCAAAGCCTTCGATCAAGGGAGAGTTCGCCTTGTTGGTTGCACCCTCCCAGGCACAGGAACGTGATGATCACACTGAAGAAGCTTAG
- a CDS encoding TrmH family RNA methyltransferase, which produces MITLKKLRSLKSRTCVRKCASLFHQLSQEMDTSYLYGLLTLSEEQQFSEVLDEEQRKQLRSLIRRVPLVQGRDLAILLEDIHYFLLDVLGSDPSDWDLTDDQGALDASARLILPHILVLDRLRSPYNIGSIFRSADSFGVQKIYLIEGCARLDHPRTRKTSRGCIDTVDHEVLPEGVVLQRIQSLPLFALETGGRELSQFPFPREGVGIIGGEELGVSPSLLKASEASLGRLTLPMGGTKGSLNVAVATGIMLCSWYQRANPGWM; this is translated from the coding sequence ATGATCACACTGAAGAAGCTTAGGAGCCTGAAAAGTCGGACTTGTGTAAGAAAATGCGCAAGCCTGTTTCATCAGTTGTCCCAGGAGATGGACACCTCGTATCTGTATGGACTGCTCACGCTCTCTGAAGAGCAGCAGTTTTCTGAGGTGTTGGATGAAGAACAAAGAAAGCAGTTGCGTTCGCTGATAAGAAGAGTCCCCTTGGTCCAAGGAAGAGATTTGGCAATCCTTCTCGAGGATATCCACTATTTTCTCCTTGATGTCTTGGGAAGTGACCCCTCCGATTGGGACCTCACCGATGATCAGGGGGCGCTTGATGCGTCAGCTCGCCTCATCCTTCCCCATATCCTGGTGCTCGACCGCCTTCGTTCTCCTTATAATATTGGATCAATATTCCGTAGTGCAGACTCCTTTGGAGTGCAGAAAATCTATTTGATCGAAGGGTGTGCAAGGCTCGACCATCCGCGTACCAGAAAGACCAGCAGGGGATGTATCGATACAGTGGACCATGAGGTCCTGCCTGAGGGAGTAGTGCTGCAACGGATACAATCTCTTCCCCTCTTTGCTTTGGAGACAGGAGGTAGGGAACTCTCCCAGTTTCCCTTTCCGAGGGAAGGGGTAGGGATTATCGGTGGGGAGGAGCTGGGTGTCAGTCCCTCCTTGCTGAAGGCAAGTGAAGCCTCCCTTGGCCGGTTGACCCTCCCGATGGGTGGAACCAAGGGTTCCCTGAATGTAGCGGTAGCCACAGGGATTATGCTCTGCAGTTGGTACCAGAGAGCTAACCCCGGTTGGATGTAA
- a CDS encoding AAA family ATPase — MTDTKKRVHPLTYEEASFDFDPLLISECRALGSNEHIVGQPRALRSLEIGLSLQKCGYNIFVSGEATSGRHEAVRYCADHQRNNIDAIRDIVYVCNFKQPDSPSALTFHPGEGERFCDACSAFNQDLLSLTQDSDHFLEKAERLVDQLEQQFPENRQLSTYFAHLKADLAREAIHIQHLDAEMLKSAPIARKYQANLLVNHAQTRQRPLIIESYPTFDNLFGSVDSDEKIPHLSLHAGSLLEAAGGFIVIEAEKLLGESGLWEALKRYLDANALAYEAGLVTKGELKSKMIRPQVVPLPIKVILIGSEEVYDMLCDEDERFLTLFKICAQFDYSMELSKEAIAQSIWALDAYAKNHHMIPLEDSAFGQLLRYSCWYVESRTHLTTHFSSLYDVIEEAHWWAKHHNQASIDGELILRVNEERGYINGISESKINEEILSGDMIISLSGTKVGVVNGLAVMDRGSASFGTPTVISCTASPGNEGIVNIEHEAGLSGEIHDKGLLILEGYLRKHYARTFPLSIYAGIAFEQSYAEVDGDSASSSELLALLSAIGDLPVRQDIAVTGSVNQMGLIQPVGGINEKIEGFFRTCLATGLTGKQGVIIPKQNVRNLILPYEVLNAIKEKQFFIYPVSTIDEAMQILTGRSVGVRNAKGNWSAGNFNFDIEDKLKRMYVAVTSNRG, encoded by the coding sequence ATGACCGATACCAAAAAGCGGGTTCATCCGCTCACCTATGAAGAAGCTTCCTTCGATTTTGATCCCTTGCTTATCAGTGAATGCCGAGCCTTGGGCAGCAACGAACATATCGTCGGCCAGCCAAGGGCGCTTCGTAGCCTGGAGATTGGACTCAGCCTACAGAAATGTGGATACAACATCTTTGTAAGCGGAGAAGCCACGAGCGGGAGACATGAGGCTGTACGTTACTGTGCCGATCACCAGAGAAACAATATCGATGCAATTAGGGACATTGTCTATGTGTGTAATTTCAAACAGCCAGACAGCCCCTCTGCCCTCACATTCCACCCAGGGGAAGGAGAACGATTCTGTGATGCATGCAGTGCATTCAATCAGGACCTGCTCTCCCTTACCCAAGACAGCGACCACTTTCTCGAGAAAGCAGAACGCCTTGTGGACCAACTGGAACAACAGTTCCCTGAAAATCGGCAACTCTCCACATACTTTGCCCATCTCAAGGCGGATCTTGCCCGAGAAGCTATCCATATCCAGCACCTTGATGCAGAGATGCTCAAGAGTGCCCCGATAGCACGGAAGTACCAAGCCAACCTGCTGGTCAATCATGCACAGACGAGACAACGGCCCCTGATTATTGAGTCCTATCCTACCTTCGACAACCTTTTTGGCTCAGTCGACTCAGATGAGAAAATACCCCATCTCAGTCTGCATGCAGGATCTCTGCTTGAGGCAGCAGGTGGATTCATCGTCATAGAGGCTGAAAAGCTCCTTGGCGAGAGTGGCCTGTGGGAAGCACTCAAACGGTATCTCGATGCAAACGCCTTGGCTTATGAAGCGGGGCTTGTAACCAAGGGGGAACTGAAAAGCAAGATGATCAGGCCCCAGGTGGTCCCTCTCCCGATCAAGGTCATTCTGATCGGGAGCGAAGAGGTCTATGACATGCTCTGTGATGAGGACGAGCGATTCCTGACGCTCTTCAAGATCTGCGCACAATTTGATTATTCGATGGAACTCTCCAAGGAGGCAATTGCCCAGAGCATCTGGGCTTTGGATGCCTATGCAAAGAACCATCACATGATCCCTCTTGAAGATAGCGCCTTTGGACAGTTGCTTCGGTACTCCTGCTGGTATGTGGAGTCCCGCACCCATCTGACGACTCACTTCTCATCACTGTATGACGTCATTGAGGAAGCTCACTGGTGGGCGAAGCACCATAACCAGGCATCCATCGACGGTGAGCTCATTCTCCGTGTAAATGAGGAGCGTGGATATATCAATGGCATCAGTGAAAGTAAAATCAATGAAGAGATTCTCAGTGGTGATATGATCATCAGCCTCTCCGGCACAAAAGTCGGGGTAGTCAACGGCTTGGCTGTCATGGACCGTGGCAGTGCTTCCTTTGGAACCCCTACCGTCATATCCTGCACGGCCAGTCCAGGAAATGAAGGCATTGTTAATATTGAACATGAAGCCGGACTCAGTGGGGAAATTCATGACAAGGGCCTCCTTATCCTGGAGGGATACCTACGCAAACATTATGCCCGCACGTTCCCACTCTCCATTTACGCCGGTATTGCCTTTGAGCAATCCTATGCAGAGGTTGATGGAGATAGTGCTTCCTCCAGCGAACTGCTTGCACTGCTCTCTGCAATCGGGGACCTGCCTGTCCGCCAGGATATCGCAGTGACAGGATCGGTCAATCAAATGGGCTTGATCCAGCCGGTTGGAGGCATCAACGAAAAGATTGAGGGATTCTTCCGTACTTGTTTGGCAACAGGACTCACCGGAAAACAGGGAGTCATCATTCCAAAGCAGAATGTCCGCAATCTTATCCTTCCTTATGAGGTACTGAACGCCATCAAGGAGAAGCAATTCTTCATTTATCCGGTCAGCACCATAGATGAAGCGATGCAGATACTCACCGGAAGGAGTGTCGGCGTTCGCAATGCAAAGGGCAACTGGAGTGCAGGGAATTTCAACTTCGATATTGAAGATAAGCTGAAACGAATGTATGTAGCAGTTACATCCAACCGGGGTTAG
- a CDS encoding Nif3-like dinuclear metal center hexameric protein gives MKRSKLVTYLDTYLGLGSFEGLDRSLNGLVVGGVDKEVRKVAFAVDACQATFEKAIAEGADLLIVHHGLYWGTPLPITGSHRTRISTLLKGNLDLYVAHLPLDAHPEVGNNVVMAGTLGLQDIEPFAPYKGTLLGYKGVLKEGRDTKWIAEQLGFENPVVLPFGKDSITTVGIVSGGASSDVYTALADGLDCFITGEVEHQIYHDAQESGITVIGGGHYQTEIFGVQALSEHIRDTFDLEVCFIANPTGL, from the coding sequence ATGAAACGAAGCAAACTTGTTACCTATCTTGATACATATCTGGGACTTGGTTCTTTTGAGGGTTTGGACCGATCCCTCAACGGTTTGGTTGTGGGAGGAGTGGATAAAGAGGTCCGTAAGGTGGCTTTCGCCGTTGATGCCTGCCAAGCTACCTTTGAGAAAGCCATAGCAGAGGGTGCTGATCTGCTTATTGTTCACCATGGGCTCTACTGGGGAACCCCTCTGCCAATTACGGGATCACACCGTACGCGTATCAGTACGTTGCTGAAAGGGAATCTGGATCTGTATGTGGCACATCTACCCCTCGATGCACACCCGGAAGTGGGAAACAATGTGGTCATGGCTGGAACGCTGGGTTTGCAGGACATTGAGCCCTTTGCCCCCTATAAAGGTACCCTGTTGGGGTATAAGGGTGTGCTCAAGGAAGGGAGGGACACCAAGTGGATTGCTGAACAGCTTGGGTTTGAGAATCCAGTGGTGCTTCCATTCGGTAAGGATTCCATTACAACGGTGGGTATTGTCAGTGGAGGCGCAAGCAGTGATGTCTATACGGCTCTCGCTGATGGACTGGACTGTTTCATCACTGGGGAAGTGGAACATCAAATTTACCATGATGCACAGGAATCTGGTATCACGGTCATTGGTGGAGGACACTACCAAACGGAAATTTTCGGGGTGCAGGCTCTCTCAGAACATATAAGGGATACGTTCGACCTTGAGGTTTGTTTTATTGCCAACCCCACTGGCTTATAG